One Fusobacterium ulcerans DNA segment encodes these proteins:
- a CDS encoding TrkH family potassium uptake protein: MNIDYFKKLSPSRKLILGFLLAILLGTFILMMPFSLREGEKLNFLSSLFTIVSAVCVTGLTVVDVSKVFSPAGDLIIIFFIQLGGLGVMTFSSILFLVMGKRMTFYERELLKEERNADSSGEISSFIKKLLLTVFIIESIGAIILTWEFSKEMPLNKAVFYGIFHSISAFCNAGFALFSNNLEAYKANPVINLTIGYLITLGGIGFAVITSVIMVIRRGIDRFNLTSKVAIIMSVILTFGGMILFFVLEYSNPATLGDLNFVQKVLASYFQSVTLRTAGFNTIPLGELRNSTIFMCCILMFIGASPGSTGGGIKTTTFGVILFYVIGIVKKKENVEIFNRRLDWEIMNRALAILVLAITYVIIVIMLMLIAENFSPEEIMFEVISAFGTVGLTLGITPDLTTFSKLLLIVTMFIGRLGPMTFALAIGETKKKALSKYPKENILVG; encoded by the coding sequence ATGAATATCGATTATTTTAAAAAATTATCACCTTCAAGGAAGCTGATATTAGGATTTTTACTTGCAATACTGTTAGGAACATTTATTTTAATGATGCCTTTCTCGCTTAGAGAAGGGGAAAAATTAAACTTTTTATCTTCTTTGTTTACAATTGTATCAGCAGTGTGTGTAACGGGATTGACAGTGGTAGATGTAAGTAAGGTATTCAGTCCAGCAGGAGATTTGATAATAATATTTTTTATACAGTTAGGTGGACTTGGAGTAATGACATTTTCATCAATTCTCTTTCTGGTAATGGGAAAAAGAATGACTTTTTATGAGAGGGAACTTTTAAAAGAGGAAAGAAACGCAGACAGCAGTGGAGAGATATCAAGTTTTATAAAAAAACTTCTCCTCACAGTCTTTATTATAGAAAGTATAGGAGCAATAATTCTCACATGGGAATTTTCTAAAGAAATGCCATTGAATAAAGCAGTATTTTATGGAATATTTCATTCGATTTCAGCATTTTGTAATGCTGGGTTTGCCCTTTTCTCCAATAATCTGGAAGCATATAAAGCTAATCCTGTTATAAATCTTACTATCGGTTATCTAATAACTCTTGGAGGGATAGGATTTGCAGTAATTACTTCAGTTATTATGGTAATAAGAAGAGGAATAGACAGATTTAACTTAACATCAAAAGTTGCTATTATAATGTCAGTAATTTTAACTTTTGGAGGAATGATTTTATTCTTTGTACTTGAATATTCAAATCCAGCAACTTTAGGAGATTTGAATTTTGTCCAAAAGGTACTGGCTTCATATTTCCAAAGTGTTACATTGAGAACGGCAGGATTTAATACTATTCCTCTTGGAGAACTTAGAAATTCAACAATTTTTATGTGCTGTATTTTGATGTTTATAGGAGCTTCTCCAGGGTCAACAGGAGGAGGAATAAAAACTACAACTTTTGGGGTAATATTATTTTATGTCATAGGAATAGTGAAAAAGAAAGAAAATGTAGAGATATTCAACAGAAGGCTTGACTGGGAAATAATGAACAGAGCACTGGCTATATTGGTTCTTGCAATAACTTATGTAATTATTGTAATAATGCTTATGCTGATAGCCGAAAACTTTAGTCCAGAAGAGATAATGTTTGAAGTTATTTCAGCTTTTGGAACAGTAGGATTAACTTTAGGAATAACTCCAGACCTTACAACTTTCTCAAAACTTCTTTTAATAGTAACTATGTTTATAGGAAGATTGGGACCAATGACATTTGCTTTAGCCATTGGAGAAACAAAGAAAAAAGCTTTATCTAAATATCCAAAAGAAAATATTCTGGTTGGGTAG
- a CDS encoding potassium channel family protein: protein MKQYLVIGLGRFGTSVAQTLYESNEEVLALDIDEELVQEAINSNIVDNAVVMDATDVKSLKELGVSNYDIAFVCTGDIEPSIMITLNLKELGIEKIIAKAVSKSHGKVLAKIGATKVIYPEEYMGRRVAQLAMEPNMIEHLRFSSEFLLLEVKAPSVFWGKTMVELDIRKKYNVNVVGIKKEDQSFRPNLSADTLIEKGDVLLVITDNKTADYLENLK from the coding sequence ATGAAACAGTATTTAGTTATAGGTCTTGGAAGATTTGGAACAAGTGTAGCACAGACTTTATATGAATCTAACGAAGAAGTTTTAGCTTTAGACATAGATGAAGAACTTGTTCAGGAAGCAATAAACAGCAATATTGTAGATAATGCTGTTGTAATGGATGCAACTGATGTAAAAAGTTTAAAAGAGCTGGGAGTGAGCAACTATGATATAGCATTTGTATGTACTGGGGATATAGAACCAAGTATAATGATAACTCTAAACTTGAAAGAACTTGGAATAGAAAAAATAATAGCGAAGGCTGTAAGTAAAAGTCACGGAAAGGTTTTGGCTAAAATAGGTGCTACAAAAGTAATTTATCCAGAGGAATATATGGGAAGAAGGGTAGCTCAACTGGCTATGGAACCTAATATGATAGAACATTTGAGATTTTCTTCAGAATTTTTATTATTAGAAGTAAAAGCTCCATCTGTTTTCTGGGGAAAAACTATGGTAGAATTAGATATTAGAAAAAAATATAATGTAAACGTAGTTGGAATAAAAAAAGAAGATCAATCTTTTAGACCAAACCTATCAGCAGACACTCTAATAGAGAAAGGTGATGTATTGTTAGTTATTACTGATAATAAAACTGCTGATTATTTAGAGAATTTAAAATAA